One stretch of Akkermansia sp. RCC_12PD DNA includes these proteins:
- a CDS encoding succinate CoA transferase translates to MSYKELTPEEAAALIEHGENIGFSGFTAAGVPKAVPRAIAARATAEHEAGRPFKVNIFTGASTSASADGALAEADAVDCRTPYQSSPALRKNINSGRTRYNDMHLSHTAMYMRYGHIPAVKTAIIEVADITPEGEITLTTGAGNTPTYCELAERIIVEVNAYHPKELKGMHDLMMPLDPPNRQPIPLTKPSERVGSLTWKIDPSKVVGIVRTNEPDGIGAFKPGDPITDKIGENVAKFLEEELEAGRIPASFLPIQSGVGNIANAVLGALGRNKKIPNFQMYTEVIQDSVITLMKEGRCTFAGGCSLTVSDAMLAEMYKDLDFYKSKVILRPQEISNNAEIVRRLGLICINTAIEVDLFGQVNSTHFFGKQMMNGIGGSGDFARNGYLTIFTCPSTAKGGAISSIVPMVSHHDHTEHDVDIIVTEYGVADLRGKCPRDRAEEIITKCVHPDYQEKLRQYIALTPQGHTPHCLAKAFEMHTKFQETGDMRNADFSA, encoded by the coding sequence ATGAGTTACAAGGAATTGACACCAGAAGAAGCAGCAGCTCTCATTGAACATGGTGAAAATATCGGCTTCAGCGGCTTCACCGCCGCCGGAGTACCCAAGGCGGTTCCCCGCGCCATCGCCGCCAGGGCAACCGCGGAACATGAAGCGGGCCGTCCATTCAAGGTAAACATCTTTACGGGAGCCTCCACCAGCGCCTCCGCGGACGGCGCCCTGGCGGAAGCGGACGCCGTGGACTGCCGCACGCCCTACCAGTCCTCCCCGGCCCTGCGCAAAAACATCAACAGCGGCCGCACCCGCTACAACGACATGCACCTGTCCCACACGGCCATGTACATGCGCTACGGCCATATCCCCGCCGTAAAAACCGCCATCATTGAAGTGGCGGACATCACTCCGGAAGGGGAAATCACGCTAACCACCGGCGCGGGCAACACCCCCACCTACTGCGAGCTCGCGGAACGCATCATCGTGGAGGTGAACGCCTACCATCCGAAGGAACTCAAGGGCATGCACGACCTGATGATGCCGCTGGATCCGCCCAACCGCCAGCCCATCCCCCTCACCAAACCTTCCGAACGCGTCGGTTCCCTGACCTGGAAAATCGACCCCTCCAAGGTCGTCGGCATCGTCCGCACCAATGAACCGGACGGCATCGGCGCCTTCAAGCCTGGAGACCCCATCACGGACAAAATCGGTGAAAACGTCGCCAAATTCCTGGAAGAAGAACTGGAAGCCGGGCGTATTCCCGCCTCCTTCCTGCCTATCCAGTCCGGCGTAGGCAACATTGCCAACGCCGTCCTGGGCGCCCTGGGCCGCAACAAGAAAATTCCGAACTTCCAGATGTACACGGAAGTAATTCAGGACTCCGTCATCACGCTGATGAAGGAAGGACGCTGCACCTTCGCTGGCGGCTGCTCCCTGACCGTCTCCGACGCCATGCTGGCGGAAATGTACAAGGATCTGGACTTCTACAAATCCAAGGTGATTCTGCGCCCGCAGGAAATCTCCAACAACGCTGAAATCGTGCGCCGCCTGGGCCTCATCTGCATCAACACGGCCATTGAAGTGGACCTCTTCGGCCAGGTGAACTCCACGCACTTCTTCGGCAAGCAGATGATGAACGGCATCGGCGGTTCCGGGGACTTTGCCCGCAACGGCTACCTCACCATCTTCACCTGCCCCTCCACGGCCAAGGGCGGAGCCATCTCCTCCATCGTGCCGATGGTTTCCCACCACGACCACACGGAACACGACGTGGACATCATCGTCACGGAATACGGTGTGGCCGACCTGCGTGGCAAATGCCCCCGCGACCGCGCGGAGGAAATCATCACCAAGTGCGTCCATCCGGACTATCAGGAAAAACTGCGCCAGTACATCGCGCTCACGCCTCAGGGCCATACGCCCCACTGCCTGGCCAAGGCCTTTGAAATGCACACCAAGTTCCAGGAAACCGGCGACATGAGAAACGCCGACTTTTCCGCCTGA
- a CDS encoding biotin--[acetyl-CoA-carboxylase] ligase, giving the protein MNSTPPCPTPAEEEGPCGDWTYHEWAEAFSTNDLARTLPPRHIAVCRVQTGGRGRFNRQWIGEKGGLWASFTVPLDTPPEASAEISWGHLPLVAGVALLNMLWDMGIRTARLRWPNDLLVNRSKLAGILVERPSDHMAVIGIGVNVFNDVTGIAGMVQDPPARLSDLLPDCPSVHDVMAALASHLDRVFTAFSRGGISALRDSLALAWAEPRPVTVFTDDETVQGIFTGIDDQGNPVLSLPAGRARTIPAHLVNRLKEE; this is encoded by the coding sequence ATGAACTCCACACCCCCATGCCCCACTCCTGCAGAGGAGGAAGGACCATGCGGCGACTGGACCTATCATGAATGGGCCGAGGCTTTTTCCACCAACGACCTGGCCCGCACGCTCCCGCCCCGGCATATCGCCGTCTGCCGGGTGCAGACCGGAGGGCGAGGCAGATTCAACCGCCAATGGATAGGAGAAAAAGGCGGACTGTGGGCCTCATTTACCGTTCCCCTGGATACTCCGCCTGAAGCTTCCGCGGAAATCAGCTGGGGGCATCTGCCCCTGGTCGCAGGAGTTGCGTTGTTGAACATGCTGTGGGACATGGGCATACGGACCGCCCGCCTGCGCTGGCCGAACGATTTGCTTGTGAACCGCTCCAAGCTGGCGGGCATCCTGGTGGAACGCCCCTCGGACCATATGGCGGTCATCGGCATCGGCGTCAACGTCTTCAATGACGTGACCGGAATTGCCGGCATGGTGCAGGACCCGCCCGCCCGTCTCTCAGACCTGCTGCCGGACTGCCCGTCCGTACACGATGTCATGGCCGCTCTGGCCTCCCATCTGGACCGGGTTTTCACCGCATTTTCACGCGGAGGCATCTCCGCCCTGCGGGATTCCCTGGCCCTAGCCTGGGCGGAACCCCGGCCCGTGACCGTCTTCACGGATGACGAAACCGTCCAGGGAATATTTACAGGGATTGACGATCAGGGCAATCCTGTGTTATCCCTTCCAGCCGGCCGCGCCAGAACCATTCCGGCACACCTGGTCAACAGGCTCAAGGAAGAATGA
- a CDS encoding sodium ion-translocating decarboxylase subunit beta, giving the protein MGLLDSLITFLQGMGIFSLSWQMVGMWGIAILLLYLGVAKQYEPLLMVPIAFGALIANIPDNGMLISQMNQQVISSNEKGQVTATSLNNVGYLRVHVAPLQEAPIKVPDNLTTPEARAQYLERMHQPMQVYPGKQLTVSQIKSVRESQERAKADAAALGDDSLVVDPNLKEFSNVSDDNVNNPVFLLTREASTIVVRQQGTDYFDTSGNRIPVDLKTDRLEPLVVSAAGKYVAVGQQTREFMITSIHGGLYDWIGLGIKAEIFPPIIFLGVGALTDFGPLLAAPRTLLLGAAAQVGVAATFFMALFMRFTPEEAASIGIIGGADGPTSIFLTMKLAPHLLGAVAVAAYTYMALVPLIQPPIMALLTTKKERVIRMKSLRQVSKGEKLFFAVLVTIVTILLIPDAAPLIGMLMLGNFMRECKVTERLVQASQNEIINIVTIFLGTSVGLTMQGDRFLQPETLLIILLGIVAFGVATAGGVIAAKLMNLIWRKNPVNPLIGSAGVSAVPMAARVSHNVGQKYDPSNYLLMHAMGPNVAGVIGTAVIAGYYIATLAR; this is encoded by the coding sequence ATGGGTCTTTTAGATTCATTAATCACCTTTTTACAGGGGATGGGCATCTTCTCCCTATCATGGCAAATGGTAGGGATGTGGGGGATCGCCATTCTGCTCCTGTATCTGGGTGTGGCCAAGCAATACGAACCGCTCCTGATGGTTCCGATTGCCTTCGGCGCCCTCATCGCCAACATTCCGGACAACGGAATGCTCATCTCCCAGATGAACCAGCAGGTCATTTCCTCCAATGAAAAGGGACAGGTTACGGCTACATCCCTGAACAACGTGGGGTATCTGCGCGTTCATGTAGCTCCGCTCCAGGAGGCGCCCATCAAGGTGCCGGACAACCTCACCACGCCTGAAGCTCGCGCCCAATATCTGGAACGTATGCACCAGCCCATGCAGGTTTATCCTGGCAAGCAGCTGACCGTCTCCCAGATCAAATCCGTGCGCGAATCCCAGGAAAGGGCCAAGGCGGATGCTGCGGCGCTGGGTGACGACAGCCTGGTGGTTGATCCCAACCTGAAGGAATTCTCCAATGTCAGCGATGACAACGTCAATAATCCCGTTTTCCTGCTCACGCGGGAAGCCAGCACCATTGTCGTCCGCCAGCAGGGAACGGACTACTTTGACACCAGCGGCAACCGGATTCCGGTGGACCTGAAAACCGACAGGCTGGAACCCCTGGTGGTCTCCGCCGCGGGCAAATACGTGGCCGTAGGCCAGCAAACCCGGGAATTCATGATCACCTCCATCCACGGCGGCCTGTATGACTGGATCGGCCTGGGCATCAAGGCGGAAATCTTCCCGCCCATCATATTCCTGGGTGTGGGCGCCCTGACGGACTTCGGCCCGCTGCTTGCCGCTCCGCGCACCCTTCTTCTGGGTGCCGCGGCCCAGGTCGGCGTGGCGGCCACTTTCTTCATGGCCCTGTTCATGCGCTTCACTCCGGAAGAAGCCGCTTCCATCGGCATCATCGGCGGTGCGGACGGCCCCACCTCCATCTTCCTGACCATGAAGCTGGCCCCGCACCTCCTCGGCGCCGTAGCCGTGGCCGCGTACACGTACATGGCCCTGGTCCCGCTGATACAGCCGCCCATCATGGCGCTGCTGACCACCAAGAAGGAACGCGTCATCCGCATGAAATCGTTGCGCCAGGTCAGTAAGGGAGAAAAACTCTTCTTCGCCGTGCTGGTTACCATCGTCACCATTCTGCTGATTCCGGACGCCGCTCCGCTCATCGGCATGCTGATGCTGGGCAACTTCATGCGCGAATGCAAGGTTACGGAACGCCTGGTGCAGGCCTCCCAGAATGAAATCATCAACATCGTCACCATCTTCCTGGGCACCTCCGTGGGCCTGACGATGCAGGGAGACCGCTTCCTGCAGCCGGAAACGCTGCTGATCATTCTTCTGGGCATCGTAGCCTTCGGCGTAGCGACTGCCGGCGGCGTCATTGCCGCCAAGCTGATGAACCTCATCTGGCGCAAGAACCCGGTCAATCCCCTGATCGGTTCCGCGGGCGTCTCCGCTGTTCCCATGGCGGCGCGCGTCTCCCACAACGTGGGCCAGAAATACGATCCCTCCAACTACCTTCTCATGCACGCCATGGGACCGAACGTTGCGGGCGTCATCGGCACCGCCGTCATCGCGGGCTACTACATCGCCACACTGGCGAGATAA
- a CDS encoding acetyl-CoA carboxylase biotin carboxyl carrier protein subunit, which yields MKKLRITVDGKVFDVSVELLDQVSSTTAAPVPAAAPAPVPAASAPVAAPAPAPAPAPAAAGAGDIPSPLAGKVVSLDVAPGTAVKAGDQIMTLEAMKMNTIIYAPSAGTITAFCVSAGDTVQEGQPLAKIG from the coding sequence ATGAAGAAACTCCGCATCACCGTTGACGGCAAGGTATTTGACGTATCCGTAGAACTCCTGGACCAGGTCTCCTCCACGACGGCGGCTCCCGTTCCCGCAGCAGCTCCCGCCCCGGTCCCCGCAGCTTCCGCTCCCGTTGCGGCCCCTGCTCCGGCCCCCGCACCCGCTCCTGCCGCCGCCGGCGCCGGAGACATTCCCAGCCCGCTTGCCGGCAAGGTCGTCTCCCTGGATGTAGCCCCCGGTACCGCCGTCAAGGCCGGCGACCAGATCATGACTCTGGAAGCCATGAAGATGAACACCATCATCTACGCTCCCTCCGCCGGCACGATTACCGCCTTCTGCGTAAGCGCAGGCGACACGGTGCAGGAAGGGCAGCCCCTGGCCAAAATCGGTTAA
- a CDS encoding OadG family transporter subunit, protein MLLTTLAFAQGMANVMNNLNYQIVGIMVVMLCLGGLAVILTVSGSIAAAIQNRAKAKAAIPAAVPAAATAAAGKQGMTPEMLALLSAAVDSAMTELTPEMVAVISAAVDAGLDGMSHRIVEIKQSPGSGYAAAGRAEIFASHRIRPSR, encoded by the coding sequence ATGCTACTTACAACACTCGCCTTCGCACAGGGCATGGCCAACGTCATGAACAATCTGAACTACCAGATTGTAGGCATCATGGTAGTCATGCTGTGCCTGGGTGGCCTGGCCGTCATCCTGACTGTCAGCGGTTCCATAGCCGCCGCCATTCAGAACAGGGCTAAAGCCAAGGCCGCTATCCCCGCCGCCGTGCCTGCCGCCGCTACCGCGGCCGCAGGCAAGCAGGGCATGACTCCGGAAATGCTCGCCCTCCTCTCCGCAGCCGTGGACTCCGCCATGACGGAGCTCACGCCGGAAATGGTGGCCGTCATCTCCGCAGCCGTGGATGCGGGCCTGGACGGCATGAGCCACCGCATCGTGGAAATCAAGCAATCCCCGGGTTCCGGCTATGCGGCCGCGGGCAGGGCGGAAATCTTCGCCTCCCACCGCATCCGGCCCTCCCGGTGA
- a CDS encoding acyl-CoA carboxylase subunit beta has protein sequence MAIDPKLIDDLNSRRKKVILSGGQEKIDKRHEKGEMTARDRMGYLFEEGTFSEIGMHVRHNCHNFGMEKKEIPGDGVVSGFGLVNGRPVACAASDFLAQGGSLGYMHAMKIADAQKYSLKAGIPMVTVNDSGGARLQEGVAALSGYAQVFYNNVLASGVVPQISMILGPCAGGAAYSPALTDFIIMRNSGNAGMYITGPKVIEQVTYEKCTMDDIGSAAIHASVSGNVHFVADSDAHALDILKRLLSFLPANNTEEPPHKLDTPLDLSMDGGMNDLIPSDNRTPLDVQPIISRLVDNGDFLEVQKDFAKNIVVGFGRICGVVVGIIANQPNVKAGCLDIDSSDKAARFIRFCNAFNTPLVNLVDVPGFLPGKNQERGGIIRHGAKLIFAYSQSTVPKVTLIMRKAYGGAYIAMCCKDLGADAVFAWPGAEIAVMGAEGAVPVLYGRELKAVEDPAEKAKRQGELLEEYREAFYNPYVAAGMGQITEVINPEETRAKIAFALRTLLNKKEVRPAKKHGNMPL, from the coding sequence ATGGCTATTGATCCCAAATTGATTGACGATCTGAACAGCCGCCGCAAGAAGGTAATCCTCAGCGGCGGCCAGGAAAAGATCGACAAGAGGCACGAAAAGGGCGAAATGACCGCCCGCGACCGCATGGGGTACCTTTTTGAAGAAGGCACCTTCTCTGAAATAGGCATGCACGTGCGCCACAACTGCCACAACTTCGGCATGGAAAAGAAGGAAATCCCCGGCGACGGTGTCGTTTCCGGCTTCGGCCTGGTGAACGGGCGCCCCGTCGCCTGCGCCGCTTCCGACTTCCTTGCACAGGGCGGTTCCCTCGGTTACATGCACGCCATGAAAATCGCAGACGCGCAGAAATACTCCCTGAAAGCCGGCATCCCGATGGTGACGGTGAACGACTCCGGCGGCGCGCGCCTGCAGGAAGGCGTGGCGGCCCTGTCCGGCTACGCGCAGGTATTCTACAACAACGTGCTGGCCTCCGGCGTGGTTCCGCAGATATCCATGATCCTGGGACCCTGCGCGGGCGGCGCGGCCTACTCCCCGGCCCTGACGGACTTCATTATCATGCGCAACTCCGGCAACGCCGGCATGTACATCACCGGACCCAAGGTAATCGAACAGGTGACGTATGAAAAGTGCACGATGGACGACATCGGTTCCGCGGCCATCCACGCTTCCGTTTCCGGGAACGTCCACTTCGTCGCGGACAGCGACGCCCACGCGCTGGACATCCTGAAGCGCCTCCTGTCCTTCCTGCCCGCCAACAACACGGAAGAACCTCCCCACAAGCTGGACACCCCGCTGGACCTGAGCATGGACGGCGGCATGAACGACCTGATCCCCAGCGACAACCGCACGCCCCTGGACGTGCAGCCCATCATCAGCCGCCTGGTGGACAACGGAGACTTCCTGGAAGTGCAGAAGGACTTCGCCAAAAACATCGTCGTCGGCTTCGGCCGCATCTGCGGCGTGGTGGTAGGCATCATCGCCAACCAGCCCAACGTGAAAGCCGGGTGCCTGGACATCGACTCCTCCGACAAGGCCGCCCGCTTCATCCGTTTCTGCAACGCGTTCAACACCCCCCTGGTCAACCTGGTGGACGTGCCCGGCTTCCTGCCCGGCAAAAACCAGGAACGCGGCGGCATCATCCGCCACGGTGCCAAGCTTATCTTCGCCTATTCCCAGTCCACGGTGCCCAAGGTCACCCTGATCATGCGCAAGGCCTACGGCGGCGCGTACATCGCCATGTGCTGCAAGGACCTCGGCGCTGACGCCGTCTTCGCTTGGCCCGGCGCGGAAATCGCCGTGATGGGTGCGGAAGGCGCCGTTCCGGTGCTTTACGGCCGCGAGCTCAAGGCCGTGGAAGACCCTGCGGAAAAGGCCAAGCGCCAGGGAGAGCTTCTGGAAGAATACCGCGAAGCCTTCTACAATCCCTACGTAGCCGCCGGCATGGGCCAGATCACGGAAGTCATCAATCCGGAAGAAACCCGCGCCAAGATCGCCTTCGCCCTGCGCACCCTGCTGAACAAGAAGGAAGTGCGCCCGGCCAAGAAGCACGGCAACATGCCGCTTTAA
- the mce gene encoding methylmalonyl-CoA epimerase: MIQQIDHIGIAVKSLDATVPYYRDALGLGEPHIEEVPTQKVRVAMFDVAGVHIELLEPTSPESAIAKAIEKKGEGIHHIAFKTNDIAGNISQAKDAGLIVLNDPPVPGAHNTQVTFLHPKCTFGVLTEFCQHPGGCGCEH, from the coding sequence ATGATTCAGCAAATTGACCATATCGGCATTGCCGTCAAGAGTCTTGACGCTACCGTTCCCTATTATCGTGACGCACTTGGCCTCGGAGAACCCCACATCGAGGAAGTTCCCACACAAAAGGTGCGCGTCGCCATGTTCGACGTTGCCGGAGTCCACATTGAACTGCTTGAACCCACCTCTCCGGAAAGCGCCATTGCCAAGGCCATTGAGAAAAAGGGCGAAGGCATCCACCACATCGCTTTCAAGACCAACGACATCGCCGGGAACATCTCCCAGGCCAAGGATGCCGGCCTGATCGTGCTGAATGATCCGCCCGTGCCCGGCGCCCACAATACCCAGGTCACTTTCCTGCATCCCAAGTGCACCTTCGGCGTGCTCACTGAATTCTGCCAGCATCCCGGCGGCTGCGGATGCGAACACTAA
- a CDS encoding TIGR03790 family protein — protein MFKRGLAILLFLAAWFSAVAAYELQPSHVAVVYNGKSILSRRMAVEYARVRGVPERNLIALDCPQVNEISRKEFDDLIRLPLLKSAREQKWWVSSGISSSPMMDRKIFVLLLMSDLPMKIRHEQPVPPPGKDINQMKTDRASVDSELALLAFDGYERQSWLANPYFNKREDFVGSGLPTFLVCRMDGLTAATCMRLVTEPAAVEKKGLWGWAVVDRGGPHAEGDKWMDAVFRRVREAGIPVYLDDWPQTLPSKFPLSRDVALYCGWYAPDANGPFADPSFRFRPGAVAMHLHSFSASEFRTPGRGWSAALLEKGADVTVGNVYEPFLGASHRFDVFVDRLLDGYTVAEASWMSMSVVSWQGVVFGDPLYRPYARMKSMDVQPSEEDRYFQGWWASRLQFGDRWRERAERLLESARKAPSSFLYEALALEYLYRKEYVQAGNMVSTALSSAPDARDHSRLLLESLLVDRARGGNKACLLQMDSVQARMPSADFLPALEEWRRRVTPPPPAPVKK, from the coding sequence ATGTTCAAGAGGGGATTAGCCATATTGCTGTTCCTGGCGGCTTGGTTTTCCGCCGTAGCCGCCTATGAACTCCAGCCGTCTCACGTGGCTGTGGTTTACAACGGGAAATCAATTCTGAGCCGCCGCATGGCCGTGGAGTATGCACGGGTGCGCGGCGTGCCGGAACGGAACCTCATTGCCCTGGATTGCCCCCAGGTGAACGAGATATCCAGAAAGGAGTTTGACGACCTGATCCGGCTCCCGCTGCTGAAGTCCGCGCGGGAGCAGAAGTGGTGGGTTTCTTCCGGAATTTCCTCTTCCCCCATGATGGATCGGAAGATTTTCGTGCTTCTCCTGATGTCCGACCTGCCGATGAAGATACGGCACGAGCAGCCTGTCCCGCCGCCGGGAAAGGATATCAACCAGATGAAGACGGACCGGGCCTCCGTGGATTCCGAATTGGCCCTGCTGGCGTTTGACGGCTATGAAAGGCAATCCTGGCTGGCAAATCCCTATTTCAATAAAAGGGAGGATTTTGTGGGCTCCGGGCTGCCTACGTTCCTGGTGTGCCGCATGGACGGTCTGACGGCTGCCACCTGCATGCGTCTGGTGACGGAACCTGCGGCCGTGGAAAAGAAGGGGCTGTGGGGGTGGGCCGTGGTGGACCGGGGCGGTCCCCATGCGGAGGGGGACAAATGGATGGACGCCGTGTTCAGGCGCGTCCGGGAGGCCGGGATTCCCGTGTATCTGGACGATTGGCCCCAGACGCTGCCCTCCAAATTTCCGCTGAGTCGGGACGTGGCCCTGTATTGCGGATGGTATGCGCCGGATGCGAACGGTCCGTTTGCCGATCCTTCCTTCCGCTTCCGGCCCGGAGCAGTGGCCATGCATCTTCATTCGTTCAGCGCGTCCGAGTTCAGGACGCCGGGCAGGGGTTGGAGCGCCGCCCTGCTGGAGAAAGGGGCCGACGTGACGGTGGGGAATGTGTATGAGCCTTTCCTGGGTGCGAGCCACCGCTTTGACGTGTTCGTGGACCGCCTGCTGGACGGCTATACCGTGGCGGAGGCCTCCTGGATGAGCATGTCCGTGGTTTCCTGGCAGGGTGTGGTATTCGGGGATCCTCTGTACCGTCCGTACGCCCGCATGAAAAGCATGGATGTGCAGCCTTCGGAAGAGGACCGCTATTTCCAGGGATGGTGGGCTTCCCGGCTCCAGTTCGGGGACCGCTGGCGGGAGCGGGCGGAACGCCTGCTGGAATCCGCGCGGAAGGCCCCGTCCTCCTTTCTTTATGAAGCGCTGGCCTTGGAATACCTGTACAGGAAGGAATATGTTCAGGCCGGGAACATGGTTTCCACCGCGCTAAGTTCCGCACCCGATGCCCGGGACCATTCCCGCCTTCTGCTGGAGTCCCTGCTGGTGGACCGTGCCCGGGGAGGGAACAAGGCGTGCCTGCTCCAGATGGACAGCGTCCAGGCCCGGATGCCCTCCGCGGACTTTCTGCCTGCGCTTGAGGAATGGCGCAGGAGGGTGACTCCCCCGCCGCCCGCCCCCGTTAAAAAATAA
- the rplS gene encoding 50S ribosomal protein L19, producing the protein MNIINKIEQEQLKADVTPFNVGDTIKVHTRVIEGGKERIQIFQGIVIAKRGSGINEAFTVRKISYGEGVERVFPLHTPRIAKIEVVNRGKVRRAKLHYLRGRIGKDAMIVKSATR; encoded by the coding sequence ATGAACATTATCAACAAAATCGAGCAAGAGCAACTCAAGGCGGATGTGACCCCATTTAACGTAGGTGATACCATCAAGGTTCACACTCGTGTTATTGAAGGCGGCAAGGAACGTATCCAGATTTTCCAGGGCATCGTGATCGCGAAGCGCGGTTCCGGCATCAATGAGGCGTTTACCGTCCGTAAAATTTCCTATGGCGAAGGCGTGGAACGCGTGTTCCCCCTGCACACCCCCCGCATCGCCAAGATTGAAGTGGTGAACCGCGGCAAGGTTCGCCGTGCCAAGCTTCACTATCTGCGCGGCCGCATTGGCAAGGACGCTATGATCGTCAAGTCTGCCACCCGGTAA
- a CDS encoding DUF4328 domain-containing protein — translation MNSSPPGPHPLLFRAGRWLPFLLGTLSLFLIAGTCFIIFVQRPWIQEAVRKMIGQMASELATLHTIPSGMEITYPGSEIGLVMFPLSIACFACWLLLIYRLAWDARRIGGKLMQPSPAKCVLSFILPVGNLWMPVKALLNINSILSPTSQTSGKVLIWTAWALSVPVTLLTLLYTLIHPFITFMETFGGWQEEADSFPMEPVVQDIQSLFSAMLGPVLFYNGIVFMLSLLASNLMIYYLDARSRRMQPSCN, via the coding sequence ATGAATTCATCCCCTCCCGGACCTCATCCTCTTCTTTTCCGGGCGGGAAGATGGCTGCCTTTCCTGCTGGGAACGCTTTCCCTGTTCCTGATTGCCGGGACGTGTTTCATCATCTTCGTCCAGCGTCCCTGGATTCAGGAAGCCGTCCGGAAAATGATCGGGCAAATGGCTTCCGAACTCGCGACGCTCCATACAATTCCCTCCGGCATGGAGATCACCTATCCAGGTTCGGAAATCGGGTTGGTCATGTTCCCGCTTTCCATAGCCTGTTTCGCCTGCTGGCTCCTGCTCATCTACCGCCTGGCATGGGATGCCCGGCGCATTGGAGGAAAACTCATGCAGCCCAGCCCTGCAAAATGCGTTCTTTCCTTCATCCTTCCCGTCGGCAACCTGTGGATGCCCGTGAAAGCCCTGCTAAACATCAACAGCATTCTGTCCCCGACAAGCCAAACTTCCGGAAAAGTGCTCATCTGGACAGCCTGGGCCCTCAGCGTACCCGTCACGCTCCTGACACTCCTTTATACCTTGATCCACCCATTCATCACGTTCATGGAGACATTCGGAGGGTGGCAGGAAGAGGCGGATTCCTTCCCCATGGAACCGGTCGTTCAAGACATACAGTCCCTCTTCAGCGCCATGCTGGGGCCTGTTCTGTTTTATAACGGCATCGTATTCATGCTAAGCCTGCTGGCTTCCAACCTGATGATCTATTATCTGGACGCCCGCAGCCGCCGGATGCAGCCGTCCTGCAACTGA